CACCGCGGCAAGACGGGCGTAGGCTTCCTGGCCAATCCCGGCTATACGCAGACGGTCAGAGGAGCGAAGGTTGGAACGACGGCGCTGCAAATCGGAGCGGGGCTGAGCGTACCGGTAGGAACGCAGGGAACGGTCTTCATCAACGGGAACGCGGACTTCCGTGACGGAGCCAACTCGGTGAACGGAAGCGTAGGCTACCGGTATGACTTCTAAGGAGAGTTGAAGTTTGAGAGTGGAGAGTTGAGCGGAGACGCTCTGCTCTCCGGACTTCCAGGGCCGTTCCGGCATTGTCCGGAACGGCCCTGCTGCGTCACGGAACATTGCATGCTGTGCGGCGCTTCTGCCGGCATGGTGCAGTAGCGCAGTTGATATCATATAGTGGAATAAATGATGTTAAAATGGATTATTGATTCCATCCGGAATGATTCGCAAGGCGGATTAAAAATCCGCTAGGGAACGGAAAAGCCGCCAATATACCAGAATGAACCTGCTTGCATGTTTATACTGATAAGGATACCACCACGAACATACCTGATTGCGGACCAGATATAGCATGAAAACGGTCTTCCAGGAGAGTTGCAACGCCTACGGAATCAACGTTTAAGCTTGTAGGAGGATTTTTAATCCGTTAATGATGATAAAAAGCCTCCTGTCAGGTTCAGGAGGTATTTTCACGTTCATTTTCATTAAAAATTATGAAGCTGCACCTTCCCTTGGGTCTCCTGTCCTCTCTGATTGCCTGCATGGCCGCCGTTTCCTCACCGCATGCCTTGGCGGAAACCTATACATGGCTTGGCGGAACGGATGGCTGGATCCATACAAATGCCAACTGGAATCCGGCGCCGACCAATTATGCAAACGTGTGGGCCGGAACCAGTGCCAATATTATGCAATTCAGCGGACCATATGGAGATAATGTTCAAAAGGCCGTCAAGGCCCAGTTCAATAGCTTGTCGCTGGGTGGCATTAATGTGGCGGCAGGTGCTTCAGGATTCAGTGTATCCTCCAGCGACGGCGGTTCCCGCGTCGTCAATTTCCGTGCTCCGGGAGAAGGGCAGGCGACGGTTTTCAACATCGGGGAGGATTTTTCGTTAGGATCAACGGGTACGGCCTGGGAGGGCGTTTCATTTTATGCGAATACCTTGTTCCAGATCGCTGCAGGCAAGACCATGAACGTTTATGGAGCGCTTGCGGTTGGGGAAGGGATTACTGATCCCCCCACAATTACTGTGGGAGGTGTGGGGTATTCTGGTACGCTGATTTTGAATTCGGCCGCACAGACGACGAATGTAACTGATCAATCCGTCAACAGGAACCGTCAGGCCATGACAGCGAACTGGATGGTTACGGGAGGGGCAACATTGCAGTTGAATAATGCTACTGCTCTGGGTTCGGGAATGGTGAACCTGAATGGAGGCAATTTGAAAGCGCAGCATGATGCTACCTACAATAATACGCTGACCGTGAGTGGTTCATCTGGCCTGACGGTAAACGCCGCCACGCAGTTTTCCAATGTGACTCTTGCCGCCGCGGGTTCCCTGAACATGAATGGTGGAACTCTTGGTATTGCCGCTGCTGGCAGTCTGACGCTGGGCGCGTCCGGCACGATTACGGGAAACCTGACGCTGGGAAACTCGTCCCTCCTGAATTTCTCCGCTCTTCCGGCTTCCGGCGCGTCTCTGCTTAATGTGACCGGAACGCTGACCGTGAACAGCGAACTGCTTCTGGGGCAGGGAACGATAGACGGCGTGGCCTGGACGGAGGGTTCCTATGACCTGATCAGCGCGGGCACCGTCACCGGAGTTCCTGCCAGTTCCTTTGTCCTGGGCGACAATCTTCTGGGTTCCTGGAGCACGGGGAACGGCAAGCTTACCCTGGTGGTGGCGCAGGTGGCTTTGCTTGAATGGAAGGGGGGCGACGGAATCTGGTCCGTCACTGCTCCCGCCGCTTCCCCGTGGAAGGACGACGGCGTTTACAATGATAATTTCGGAGTCGTCATGGGAGACATTGGCGGCAGCGCCCCGCAGACGGTGACCATTGATGGCGCCGTCTCTCCCACGATTATCATGGTGCAGGCGGATACGACGGATTATGTATGGGATGCCGCGGCAGGGGGCGGCTCTCTGGAAGGCAACGGTAATCTGGAAAAGACCGGCAACGCCAAGCTGACCATCAATACGGCCAATACCAACTATACCGGAAAGGTGATCCTGGGCGGCGGCACGCTTGAAATGGGAGATGACGCCGCCCTCGGCGCCGGCAGTCTGTCGTTTGACGGCGGTATCCTCCAGTATGGCGCTGGCGTGACGGCGGATATTTCCGGACAGATTTCCTCCACGAGCAAGAACTCCATTAAAGTGGATACCAACGGGAACGCCGTAACGTGGGCTTCCGTGGATAATTACAAGGCGATGGCCATGGAAAAATCCGGAGACGGCACCTTGAATCTTGGCGCCGCCGTGTATGCGGGCGCTCTGACGGTGGACGGAGGTTCCGTGTCCATTGCCTCCGGAAGTGTTCAAACGAGGTTTTCCGCGGGAGTCACGGTGAATGCGGGAGGAACCCTCGCCATTTCCAGCGCCATCGATGGAATGCCTTCCGGAAACAGCGCCAACATCGTCATCAACGGCATGAGCGGAGCGGGCCGGATTGAGCTGGACAACCAGGCGGCCAAATCCCGTTTTTACATTTCAGGAGACAATTCATCCTTTACCGGGGAACTGGTTGCATCCGGGTTGAATAATAATCCGGGCAGTACAAATGATGCCCGCGACCTCCAGTTTGCCACCGCCGCCAGCATGGGGAGGGGGACGTTAACCCTGAATGGACGCGGTTTCTGGATGGATGCCGTCAACACGGCGGATACCGCCGTCATGGCAACGATCAATGTGCTGGAGAAAGGAACCTACCTAAACGGAGGGAGCGGCAAGTCCTATTACTTTGGCGGGGCATTCACCGGTTCAGGTACGGTGACCACCGCACTGGGGGATGCCTTCGCCTACTTGACGGGAGACATGACCGGGTTCCACGGGGCGTTCACCCGCACTGGCAATGCCCTGTTTACCTGGGCATTCGGCAACAATACGGCGGCGACCCTGAATGATGGCAAGCTTTTCGGGGATGGTGTGGTGTTAAAGGCTGACGGCGGAACAAGCTTGTTCAAATTCTCCTACACCAATGACCTCGTTCTGATGAACGCCACCGTAGGAGCGGAAGGCGCCCTGAACGCCAGGGTGGAACAGGCCGGAACCGGAACGCTGGTGCTGACGCAGGACAATACCGCTACGGGGACGCTCACCATTACCAGCGGCACGGTTCAGCTGGGCAATGGAGAGGGCACAGGCTCCTGGGTCGGGCAGATTACCGGGGCAGGAGCTCTGATCGTGAACAGGGCCGGCGGGTCCCCGGTCCTGGAACTGAACGCCGCTAACAATTACCAGGGAGGAACCACCCTGAACGGCGGCACGGTGAAGGCGCTGGGCGCCGGTTCCCTGGGGACCGGGAATGTTTCCGTTAACGGCGGTTCCGTTCTGGACATGAACAACCAGGCGATTGCCAACAACATCACCATTACCAAGGGAGGGCTGCAACATGCAGGAGCCTACGCCACTGCCGGCGGCGTAACCGTGAATGCGGAGGCCAATTCCGGGGATATTGACCTGGGCGGCCTGTCCGGGGACAAGGTGGGCGGCATCAATACCGCCACGGCGGGAACGGCCATTACCGGCCTGACGGGAAATCTGACGCTGACGGGGAATAATTCCCTGCATGTGGGTGCGAACAATACCACGTATGCCGCTGCCGGGGACCAGAAGAGCCTGCTCCAGTTCAATGACACGGCCACGGGCACCGTTTCCTTCGGCGGGGACGCTTCCGACCTCACGCTGCACATGGACATTGATACGGATATCCTGATCGCCATGCGCGAACTGGAATCCGTAGGCATTCTGCTGACCGACGGAACGATCACCGGCCTGCCTTCCAGCGACCTGGTGGCGTGGCTCAACCAGCACCTTACGTTCAATGCCACGCTGGAAAGCCTGGGATTCGGCATCAAGGGGGTGGAAGGCGGCAGCATCATCATTTCCGGCAGAACGGACCAGATTTACATTTCGTCCGTGGACGGTTCCACGGTGACGGAAATTCCGGCCCTTAATTCCTATGCGCAGGTGATTGTGGACACAAACCTCACCCTGAATTTTGACGTGCCTGCGGCCAATACGGACAAGACCATCATCCGGCATCTTTCCTCCGGCACCGGCAGCACGGGCAACCTGGTGGTGAATGCCGCCGGGGACGGTTCGCTGGATATCGAACTTGCGAACGATCTGGACGACTCCGTGTTCAACGGCAATCTTACCGTGAACGGTGACGGCGCGGACCTGATCAAGACGGGAGAAAAGACCCTGGTGCTGAATGGCAATGTCAATACCTCCAATGCGGTGGTTGCCAGGGAAGGCACGCTGGCCCTGAACGGGAGCGCCAATAATATCGGCACGCTGACTTTGTCCTCCGCCTCTGCGGATGAACCCGTCCGCGTCGTGATCGGAGGGACCACGACGGCCACCCTGGCAGATGACGCGGAGGGCGGCTCCCTGCAAATCTCTGCGGGCGGAACGCTCAAGACTGCCGGGGATTCCACCCTGGACCAGGCGACCACCATTTCCGGAGCAGGCCGCCTGAACGTTCAGGAAGGTTCTTCCCTCACCCTGGCAGGGGAAGCCGGCCTGTTCGGAACCTCCGTGACGCTGAACGGAACGCTGAGCCTGTCCGGGACCGGGGAGAAGTCCATTCTGGCCCTCTCCGGCGCTGGAACGCTGGCCCTGAATGGCAATGCACTGTCCGTCACCTCCGCATCCGCCGTGAACGGCTCTTTCTCCGGCACACTGGACGGGGAAGGGAGCATTGACGTCTCCGGCAAGGTAACCCAGGTGATGCAGACCGGAAGCTCCACGTATGACCTGGGCGTGCACGGAGGGGGCACCCTGGTGCTGAAAGGCACGTCCGCCGCTCCCGCGCTTGACTACCGCAACGTTACGGTAGGCGCTTCCGGCACCCTGCGCATTGAGGCCATCGGGAATGGAGCAGGGGACCCCAATACCACCTTGAACGTCGGCAGCGTTGACTTCCAGAGCGGTTCCATGACGGAATTCGTGTATAACCTGAGCGCGGCCGATCCTTTCGGCTCCGCCATGCTGACGGCGGATTCCATTACTATCGGGAACGGCGCCGGCTTTACGCTTGCCAACATGACCGGCAACACGGGCCTGGGAACGTATGACAACCTGGACGGAGTGGTGCTGATGACCGCGGACGCGATTGACGGCATGGCGGAAGGGGAATCCATGTCCGTGGGTACTTCCGGACTCTTTGCCGTGTATTACAAGGATGCGACCATGGTCCGGGAAGGAAACAATATTGTGCTGAACGCCACGGTACAGCAGGATAATATTTTTAAGCCTGCGGTGAATTCCCATAATTCCGGAGCAGGTTCCGAACTTCTGTGGGGAGCCAGGAACAACCTGGACGCCACTTCCCGGCTCGGGCAGGTCATGAATGCCATCAGCACCATGGTTACGGGGAGCAATCCTGATTTGGCGGGAGCATCCAGGGCATTGGCCGCCGTAGCGGGCAGCACGGTCAACGCGCTGGGCACGGCCCAGAAGGACGCCCTGCGCGACCAGATGGGCTGGATCAGGAACCGCACCACCCTCATGGGCGTCAACCCCGCCTACATCAACGAAGACCTCCCCTACTTCCACATGTGGATGGAAGGCACGGGCTCCTACGCCAAGCTGGATACCAGGGGGGATGAAAGCGGCTACCAGCTCACCACCTGGGGCGGCACCGTGGGCATGGACGTGGACCTCAGCGACCATTTTACCATGGGAGCGGCCTTCACGGCCAACTACGGCGACCTGACGGCCAGCGCGGCGGACAGCGCGGACGGCCACCTGGACAGCTACTACGCCAACCTCTTCGGCCGCTACCAGAGCAAGCGCTGGGCGCACACATTGATTCTGACGGGAGGCTGGAACGACGCGAAGCTCAACCGCACGGTCAACTACGGGGAAGGCAGCTACAGGACGCAGGGCAACACCAGCGGGTGGGGCTTTGGAGCGATGTATGAACTGACCTACGACGTGTACCTCAACGAAGACAAGAGCAGCATCCTGCAGCCCCTGGCCAACGCCTCGGTAGTGACGACGCGCATGGACGGCTACACGGAAACGGGAGCGGGGAACGCGGGCCTGAATGTAGGCAAGCAGGAATGGACGACGGGAACGGTTGCGCTGGGCGGCCGCTGGATGGGGCTCATTGGCAGCAACATCTTCGGTCGAGAAGCGCTGGCTGAGTTCCGGGTGAACGCGGCCCAGGACATGGGCGACCGCCGCGGAGAAACCAATGTGGCGCTGCTGGGCAACCCCGGCTTCATGCAGAGCGTGCGTGGGGCCAAGGTTGGAACGACGGCTCTGCAAATCGGAGCGGGGCTGAGCGTGCCGGTGGGAACGCAGGGAACGGTCTTCATCAACGGGAACGCGGACTTCCGGGACGGAGCCAACTCGGTGAACGGAAGTATCGGCTACCGGTATGACTTTTAAGGAGAGTTGAGGTTTGAGAGTTGAGAGTGGAGCGGAGACGCTCTGCTCTCCGGACTTCCAGGGCCGTTGCGGACAAGAGCCGGGGCGGCCCTGCTTGTGTAAGGAAATAGCGTCCTCCGGAGTAATAGGCCGTGTGGGCTGAAAGGACAGAGTAGAAAAAAAAAAATGGTGTCCATCCTGTCCATCAAGTCCATTTTGTCCACTACTCTCCCTGCGCCGCTCTCTGCCCTCCACACGGCACGCCCCTTCCGATTCTATAAAACGGCGCAGAATACTCCTGCGCGCCCTCGTCCGCTGTCTGATGTCAGAAAAATCCGGAAGGCGTGGAATAGGGCCTTTTTTATGCGATTGCGGCGGCTTTCCATTCCAGCACTGCTTCCGCCCGCAGTTCGTCTCCGTGCATGATGTGGTGGGAGGTGAGGGAGTCCTGGCGGAACAGCAGGGATTTCATGGATTCTCCCGCATGGGTTTCCTTCTTGAAATGCAGGTGGATTCCCGTCAATTCATGGTTCTCCAGCCAGGAATCCGGCAGGGATTCCAGCGCCCAGACCAGGTAGGCGGCATTGTTGATGTGGCGGTTGAAGTCCGTATCGCGGCGTTCCGCCATCCATTCCCGGATGGTCGGCAGAAGGCCCGAGGTATCCATGGCTGCCGGAGCCACCGTTTCTTCACACGGAGTATCCGGGAAGGCATCAATGTGCCTGTTCAACGGCACCGGGCGTCTGCGGCGTACGTCAATGACGGCCCACAGGCAGCTTGCCGTGACGATTTGGTTTCCCAGGGCGTCCCTTATTTCCAGATTGCGGCGCGCCAGCAGCGGCGTTTCCTGCGCGGTCCAGGTGCGGAGTTCCACCGTTTCCTTCCACCGGGGGAGGCGGCTGATGGCCGTGTTTAGGCGCACTTCCACCCAGGCCAGGCCGCGGGACATCACAAAGTCATAGCCGAAGCCGAGGGAGGAGGCGTGGGCCTCCGCTATTTCCTGAAACCAGTGCAGAACCGTTTCCGGTTTCATGAGGCCGTCCGCACCGCTTTCATAAGTGCGGACAGTGGCTTGAGTGGAATAGATTCCGTGGGCGTCGGCATGTTTCATAACAATTCATTTTAGCCGAACCGTTTTACCGCACCAGCCAAAAACGGGTAATGAGCCGCTCGGCATGCCGGAGTTCATGGACCGCATGGGAAGCTTCCCGGAATTTCCGGATTGCTTCCTTGGAGCGCCGCTTGCCTATGCGGCAACCGAAAGGAACGCGGCTGTAAGCCACGCCTTTTAATGAAATCAGTTCGCCAATAATGATTAAGTTGCCGCATAAGCATGCGGCGCCTCGGAAACGCTACAGAATGCTCCGGAAGTAGGCGATGGTTTTTTCAAGGCCTTTTTCCAGCGGAATATTGGGCTTCCAACCCAGTTTTTCTCCCGCCAGCCGGATGTCCGGCTTGCGCTGGGCCGGGTCGTCCAGGGGCAGGGGACGGAAGACCGTTTTGGAAGAAGAACCCGTCATTTCAATGACTTTTTCCGCCAGTTCCAGCATGGTGAATTCCACGGGATTTCCCAGGTTCACAGGGCCTGAAAAGCCTTCCGTGTTCATCATGCGGACCATGCCTTCCACCAGGTCGTCCACGTACTGGAAACTGCGGGTCTGCCTGCCCGTTCCGTAAATGGTGATGTCTTCCCCTTTCAGCGCCTGCACGATGAAGTTGGAGACCACGCGGCCGTCGTTCGGGTTCATGCGCGGTCCGTAGGTGTTGAAGATGCGGATGATGCGGATGTCCACCCCGTTCATGCGGCGGTAGTCCATGAACAGGGTTTCCGCGCATCTTTTGCCTTCATCGTAACAGGAGCGGACGCCCACGGGATTGACGTTGCCCCAGTAGGTTTCCGGCTGGGGATGGACCATGGGGTCGCCGTATACCTCGCTGGTGGAAGCCTGGAGGATTCTGGCCTTGCACCGTTTGGCGAGGCCCAGCATGTTCAGCGCGCCCAGCACGGAGGTTTTAACCGTGTGGATGGGGTCAAACTGGTAATGGGGAGGGGAGGCGGGGCAGGCCAGGTTGTAGATTTGGTCCACTTCCATCACGCAGGGAACGGTGACGTCATGGCGGATTATTTCAAATCCGGGATAGTCCGCCAGGTGAAGGAGGTTTTGCTTGCTGCCCGTGAAGAAGTTGTCCATGCAGATGACTTCATGGCCTTCTTTCAGAAGCCGTTCGCTGAGGTGGGAGCCGATGAAGCCGGCTCCTCCGGTGATCAAAATCCTTTTACTCATGATAGCATGTCCATGCGTTTTGCGCTCCGCCGCGCCGGAAGGGAAGGCGGATATTCCTGCGTGGAACGGGAATTTTTCGTCCCGCCGTGCGTTGCGGTTCAATGTCACATATCCGTCACGTGAAGGCAAGCGCATAGCATGCCGGACAGGATTTTCCCGGGCGGGATGTTTTGTGGAACAGCCGGGCAAGGGAAGGGGATGCGATGGAAGAGGAAAGATGGTTCCGTGCGGGCCGGGAAGCAGATGGAGACGTGCAGGCCCCTTGGCGGGGTCAGGATTTGGGAAGTGTCAGCAGGAAGCTGGCTCCCCCCAAGGTGCCGAATTCCAGTTTCAGGTCCCCCCCCAGGGAGCGTGCCGTATCCTTGGCCAGCGCCAGCCCCAGGCCTACGCCGGGCTTGCGGCTGTCGGAGGCGTCCTTCGTGCGCCGGAAGGGCTTGAACACCAGCTTGCGGTTTTTCGGGGAGATGCCCGGGCCGTTGTCCCGGAAGCGGATGACGATGTTGTGGCGGTCCGCCTGGACGGTGAGCTGGACTTTGGCGTTTTCCCCCTTGGCGTATTTAATGGCGTTGGAGGTCAGGTTGTCCATGATCTGCTCCACGGAGACGGCATCCGTATGAATGGGCAGGATGCGGATGGGCTGCGCCAGGGCAAAGGAGAAGCTGATGCCCGCCTCCCGGAGCCGGCGGTCTATTTTTTCCGCAATGGGTTCAAAGAGTTCCTGGCAGGTGAGCGTATCCCGCGTGCGGCGGATGGCGTTCCGCTGGAGCCGGGAGTAGGAGAGCACGTTTTCAATCAGGTGTTCCAGGCGGCGGCATTCCCGCTGCATGTTGGCGTAGTATTCCGGCTTTTTCTGCTCCGGCACCATGCCGTCCTCCAGCATTTCCGTATACAGGGAGAAGGAGGTGAGCGGCGTCCTGAGTTCATGGGTGACGGCGGAGACGAAGTCCCCGCGGCGCTGCTCCAGGCGGAAGGTGCCCAGCATGAGCCAGATGACGCCTGCCGCGCCCAGCAGTACCATGCTCCAGATGAGCGTGAGCGTCCAGGTCAGCATTTTCTTGTGGTCCTGGAGGGGGACGGCTCCGGTGTCTCCCGGCAGAAAGACCAGGGGGGCGTTGGCAAAGGGGAGCGTGCCCGTCTGCCGCGCTTCTGCGGGAGGCGGGGCGGAGGGATCGAAGGTAGCCAGGCGGCTGTGGGGAAGCAACAGCTTTACCTGGCCGGGCAGCCGCCGGTTCAGGTTGTCCATGTTCATCAGGGCCCCCTGCAAATAGACGCCGCGGCTGGTGTGCACCTGGCGCAGGATATAGAGGTTCCCCCCGTCTTCCACTGGGACGAAGGAGGTGACGGTTTCCACCTGGGCCGGCGTGCCGGATGCCGTCGGCTCAGGTTCCGGGGCTTCATGCAGGATTTCATTCCGAATGTCCGTCCAGAGGTTGCCGCTGGACGGCACGGAGGTGAGGGCGGAGACCTTGCCGTTCAGCCGCTGGTAGAGGTCCTTCTGCTCATTCAGATGTTCGGCAAGCTGCGGGTCCAGCGCGGGTCCGGTTACATGGCCGGAGGGGGAAATCTGGATATAGGCCGTGACGTAGTCCGGCAGGTAGGAGGAGAGGTTGGAGCCGCGGGCGGCCTCTCCGGGTTCCGGGGAGCCCATGCGCTGGTCATAAGGGCGCTTGTAGGCGTAAAAGGGCTGGTATTCAAAGTAGCCGCGGGCCTGTTCAAAGGTGATGAAGGAGGTCAGGAGGCGGTCCATTTCCAGCTTGGCTTCATGAGCCAGGGCCTCCACCCTGATGCGCTGTTCGGAGCGGCCCGTTTCCTCCGCCTGCACCAGCAGAACGTGGGTGAGCCATCCGAGCGTGCCGATGACCAGCAGCAGGCTGATTGCCAGCAGAGTGATGCGTATGCGCCGGTTCACGGGTCAGGAGACGAAGGATGAGTTCCAGCGGTAGCCCTGGCTTCTGAGCGTTTCCAGCGGGGCGGCCGCGACGGTCCCCAGCTTGTCCCGGAGGCGCATGACGGTCATTTCCACGGAGCGCGTATCCGTCAGGCGCGGGTCCACGTCCCACACGCGCCGGAGCAGTTCGTCCCGCGTGATGACGCGGTTGGGGTGGGTGGCCATGTACGTGAGGAATTCGAATTCCCGTGCGGTCAGGGAGGTTTCCTTTCCGTCCTCAAAGGTGAGCAGGCGGTTGGCGCTGTCCAGGGATGCGCCGGGGATCCGGATTTCCCGGAGCTGGCGCGGCCGTTCCGGGGATCTGCGCAGCACGGCCTCGATGCGGGCGAGCAGCTCCCGGATGCTGAACGGCTTGACGATGTAGTCGTCCGCCCCCAGCTTGAGCCCCTGCACGCGGTCCTCCTCCTCCCCGCGCGCCGTGAGCATGATGACGGGCGTGCCGGGGCGCTCCGCAGACATGACCTGGAGCACCTGGAAGCCGTCAGCTCCCGGCATGGCTACGTCCAGCAGGGCCAGGTCAAAGTTGCGTTCCCGCACGGCGCGGATGGCGGCCAGGCCCTCTTCCAGCGCCAGCACCTCGTAGCCGGATGCGGTCAGCACGTCCGTCAGGGCGTGCCTGATGCTGTCGTCATCCTCCGCAATCAGAATGGTATAGGCTGAATCACTCATCGTTTGATTCTATAAAACCACAATGTTTCCCTGTTTGTATAGAGAAACCTGCGCCCTTTCAGTAACAATGCCATAACAGGGCGGTTCCCGGTTCGGAGGTTTTCTTTTCCGGAGCAGCCCAGGTCAGTTCTGCTGGAGCGCCTGGAACTGGGGCGGAAGGCTCCCGGAGGGAATTTCTATGGCCTCCATGGGGCCGGGGACGATGCCTTCAAAGAACGGCGTGCCCTTGTAGGAAAGGATGATCTTGGAATGGACCATGTTCCCCGTGGTCTGGCGCAGGAAGTCCGTATCCCGGAAGACCAGGAGCGTCTTCCCGTTTTCCGCGGCCACCGGGCGGCACTGGAAGTTGCCCAGCGGGGCGCCGTCCGCCGTCGTCATCTGTACGGGCAGTACGTAGGCTTCCGAGAAGGTGGGGGCATAGACGCCCCAGAGGGAGGTGAGCGCCATGACGACGACGATCACGATGCCGACAAATATTTTTGTGGAGGTAGACATGCGGAGAGCGGTATTCTGGACCGTACGTCCACCTCCTGTGCGGAGGCCGTGCGGCGTCAGCGTTGTTTAAGCCATTCGGCGGCCTGGGGGGCGTAATACGTGAGGATCATGTCCGCCCCGGCGCGCCGGATGGAGGTTAGAGTCTCCAGAACGGTTTCCCGTTCATCCAGCCAGCCGGAAGCCACGGCGGATTTGATCATCAGGTACTCCCCGCTGACGTGGTAGGCGGCTATCGGCAGCGTCACGTGCTTCCGCATGGCGGCCATCACGTCCAGATACAGCGTGGCGGGTTTCACCATCAGGATGTCCGCGCCTTCCGCTTCATCCAGCTGCGCTTCCCTCAGGGCTTCCCGGATGTTGCCGGGGTCCATCTGGTACGTTTTCTTGTCCCCCTCCTTCGGCGCGCTTTCCAGCGCGCCGCGGAACGGCCCGTACAGGGCGCTGGCGTACTTGGCGGTATAGGCCATGATGGAGACGTCGTCCAGGGCCTCGGAATCCAGGGTGGCGCGGATGGCGGCCACGCGGCCGTCCATCATGTCGCTGGGGGAGACGATGTCCGCCCCGGCGTCCGCGTGGCACAAAGCCTGGCGGCAGAGGACCTCCACGGAGTCGTCATTGAGGATTTCCATCGTGCCGTCGGAGCGGAATTCCACCAGGCCGTCGTGACCGTCTGAATTGTAGGGGTCCAGCGCCACGTCCGTCATGACGGTGATGCCGGGCACCTCGCTCTTGAGCGCGTAAATGGTGCGCGGAATGAGGCCGTCAGGGTTGCAGGCTTCACAGGCGTCCGGGGTTTTCTTTCCGTCCGGGATGGCCGGGAAAAGGTCCAGCGTGCGGATGCCCAGGTCCATCAGGCGCTTGGCTTCCTCCACCAGGCCCTTGACGCTCC
The genomic region above belongs to Akkermansia massiliensis and contains:
- a CDS encoding sensor histidine kinase, which produces MNRRIRITLLAISLLLVIGTLGWLTHVLLVQAEETGRSEQRIRVEALAHEAKLEMDRLLTSFITFEQARGYFEYQPFYAYKRPYDQRMGSPEPGEAARGSNLSSYLPDYVTAYIQISPSGHVTGPALDPQLAEHLNEQKDLYQRLNGKVSALTSVPSSGNLWTDIRNEILHEAPEPEPTASGTPAQVETVTSFVPVEDGGNLYILRQVHTSRGVYLQGALMNMDNLNRRLPGQVKLLLPHSRLATFDPSAPPPAEARQTGTLPFANAPLVFLPGDTGAVPLQDHKKMLTWTLTLIWSMVLLGAAGVIWLMLGTFRLEQRRGDFVSAVTHELRTPLTSFSLYTEMLEDGMVPEQKKPEYYANMQRECRRLEHLIENVLSYSRLQRNAIRRTRDTLTCQELFEPIAEKIDRRLREAGISFSFALAQPIRILPIHTDAVSVEQIMDNLTSNAIKYAKGENAKVQLTVQADRHNIVIRFRDNGPGISPKNRKLVFKPFRRTKDASDSRKPGVGLGLALAKDTARSLGGDLKLEFGTLGGASFLLTLPKS
- a CDS encoding response regulator transcription factor, which gives rise to MSDSAYTILIAEDDDSIRHALTDVLTASGYEVLALEEGLAAIRAVRERNFDLALLDVAMPGADGFQVLQVMSAERPGTPVIMLTARGEEEDRVQGLKLGADDYIVKPFSIRELLARIEAVLRRSPERPRQLREIRIPGASLDSANRLLTFEDGKETSLTAREFEFLTYMATHPNRVITRDELLRRVWDVDPRLTDTRSVEMTVMRLRDKLGTVAAAPLETLRSQGYRWNSSFVS
- the hemB gene encoding porphobilinogen synthase, whose product is MNLPIRPRRNRKSANIRGLIRETSLSPEHLIYPVFVHEGTGNQPISSLPGCTRWSVKGLVEEAKRLMDLGIRTLDLFPAIPDGKKTPDACEACNPDGLIPRTIYALKSEVPGITVMTDVALDPYNSDGHDGLVEFRSDGTMEILNDDSVEVLCRQALCHADAGADIVSPSDMMDGRVAAIRATLDSEALDDVSIMAYTAKYASALYGPFRGALESAPKEGDKKTYQMDPGNIREALREAQLDEAEGADILMVKPATLYLDVMAAMRKHVTLPIAAYHVSGEYLMIKSAVASGWLDERETVLETLTSIRRAGADMILTYYAPQAAEWLKQR